One part of the Gossypium raimondii isolate GPD5lz chromosome 1, ASM2569854v1, whole genome shotgun sequence genome encodes these proteins:
- the LOC105786461 gene encoding exocyst complex component EXO70H1, giving the protein MPRKGMRSLCFSPRTPSFSTSRQSTTSESTASSTNRRRFSESMIEQTIDAAATIIMKWDADTSAYAKVTSLFYESKREALRFIRSVNELQKTMHLLVSEQGSGSEKLVRAQILMQTAMKRLQKEFYQILSMNRAHLDPESVSTRSSRTSARSSTSDFDDDDEIRTAGDSISEIEEVSSMAMSDLKLIADCMIASGYAKECMHIYKIIRKSIIDEGIYKLGIEKLSSSQVNKMEWDVLDLKIKNWLEAEKISMRTLFTGERILCDQVFATSDLIKESCFTEISKEAAILLFGFPELVAKTKKYSQEKMFRVLDMYSAISEDWKEIETIFSFESTSTVRLQSLDSLVRLSESIRSLLMDFESTIQKDSSKTMIPGGGLHPLTISSMNYLTLLADYSNILTDIISDWPPPAKSTLPASFLFSPDSEDSTAPAISVRFAWLILVLLCKLDGKAKHYKDVSLSYLFLANNLQHVISRVRTSNLQYILGEEWITKHEAKVKQFTSNYEPLAWGEVFASLPENPTAPITAGKAKDCFRKFNASFEKAYWKQRSCIVPDSKLREEIKVSIGTKLVTLYRDFYNTHISTVGDERSARLFVRFSPEDIGNYFSDLFYGTVSSGSSSTSSSVSSHHRRQMLRSPLRV; this is encoded by the coding sequence ATGCCAAGAAAAGGAATGAGGAGCCTTTGTTTTAGTCCCAGAACGCCGTCGTTTTCCACCTCTCGTCAATCCACCACCTCGGAGTCTACGGCCAGTAGTACTAATCGCCGGAGATTTTCAGAATCCATGATCGAGCAAACGATCGACGCCGCAGCTACAATCATCATGAAATGGGATGCTGATACGTCGGCTTACGCTAAAGTCACTTCTCTTTTCTACGAAAGCAAAAGAGAAGCCTTACGGTTCATAAGATCTGTTAACGAGTTACAAAAAACAATGCATTTGTTAGTTTCTGAGCAAGGTTCCGGTTCGGAAAAACTCGTTCGAGCTCAAATTTTGATGCAAACAGCGATGAAGAGGCTTCAAAAAGAATTTTACCAGATTTTATCGATGAACCGGGCTCATTTGGATCCAGAATCGGTTTCTACAAGATCGTCACGGACCTCCGCGAGATCTAGTACGTCGGATTTTGATGACGATGATGAGATCCGAACCGCAGGTGATTCTATCTCTGAAATAGAAGAAGTTTCTTCTATGGCCATGTCGGATTTGAAATTGATAGCTGATTGCATGATTGCTTCTGGTTATGCTAAAGAATGCAtgcatatttataaaataattcgAAAATCGATTATCGATGAAGGTATTTATAAGCTGGGAATCGAGAAATTGAGTTCGTCTCAGGTTAATAAAATGGAATGGGATGTACTTGATTTAAAAATCAAGAACTGGTTAGAAGCTGAGAAGATTTCAATGAGAACGCTTTTCACCGGAGAACGAATCCTCTGCGATCAGGTCTTTGCTACTTCCGATCTCATCAAAGAATCTTGTTTCACGGAGATTTCAAAAGAAGCAGCGATTCTTTTGTTTGGATTCCCGGAGCTCGTCGCCAAGACGAAAAAATATTCGCAGGAGAAAATGTTCCGTGTACTCGACATGTACTCGGCGATTTCAGAAGACTGGAAAGAGATCGAAACGATCTTTTCATTCGAATCCACTTCAACCGTTCGATTACAATCTCTCGACTCGCTGGTTCGACTCAGTGAGTCCATTCGTTCGTTGTTGATGGACTTTGAATCGACAATCCAAAAGGATTCATCCAAAACGATGATTCCAGGTGGCGGTTTACATCCACTAACGATCTCCTCGATGAATTACCTCACTCTCCTCGCCGATTACAGCAACATCCTCACCGACATTATCTCGGACTGGCCACCACCGGCGAAATCAACGTTACCGGCTTCTTTCTTATTCAGTCCAGATTCCGAAGATTCAACGGCGCCGGCGATTTCCGTCCGATTTGCTTGGCTCATCCTCGTCTTACTCTGCAAACTCGACGGTAAAGCAAAGCATTACAAAGACGTTTCCTTATCATACCTCTTCTTAGCCAACAATCTCCAACACGTAATCTCCAGAGTCCGTACATCGAATCTCCAGTACATACTCGGCGAAGAATGGATCACTAAACACGAGGCTAAGGTGAAACAATTCACATCAAATTACGAGCCGTTAGCGTGGGGTGAAGTGTTCGCCTCGTTGCCGGAGAATCCAACGGCTCCGATAACGGCTGGTAAAGCCAAAGACTGTTTCAGAAAATTCAATGCAAGCTTTGAAAAAGCGTATTGGAAGCAACGTTCTTGTATCGTCCCGGATTCAAAACTGCGAGAAGAGATCAAAGTTTCCATCGGAACAAAACTGGTGACATTATATCGAGACTTTTATAATACGCATATATCAACGGTCGGAGATGAAAGGAGTGCAAGATTATTTGTTAGGTTTTCACCCGAAGACATCGGGAATTACTTCTCTGATTTGTTCTATGGGACGGTGAGTTCTGGTAGTTCATCGACGTCGTCTTCGGTATCATCTCATCACCGCCGGCAAATGCTGCGGTCGCCGTTAAGAGTGTAA
- the LOC105787121 gene encoding probable membrane-associated kinase regulator 3, translated as METTQASYNNGDEEDYIDIEVSSSSSNLLFYPITSPPSPQFEFQTCSSFYGEIASTTSPADELFYKGKLLPLHLPPRLQMLQSLLQTEEHCSYMASSSSSGFIGNNLKKSWCRKLKQIKQSTITQKLKSLFNKSGCSYECCCVKASVNTNGSHRRSFSGVIQRYSTPIMSLSTSSSSSSSSSSSSFSFGSSGFGDLHLLKRSNSSNSEVESSIQGAIVHCKMSQKLSSSKEKKMQNELWGL; from the coding sequence aTGGAAACAACCCAAGCTTCATATAACAATGGAGATGAAGAAGATTATATAGATATAGAGGTAAGttcatcatcttcaaacttgttattttaccctataacCTCACCACCATCACCACAATTTGAGTTTCAAACATGTTCATcattttatggtgaaattgctTCAACAACTTCACCAGCTGATGAACTCTTTTATAAGGGAAAGCTCCTTCCCCTTCATCTTCCTCCTCGTCTGCAAATGCTTCAAAGTTTACTTCAAACTGAAGAACATTGCTCATATATggcttcttcttcatcatctggTTTCATTGGTAATAACTTGAAGAAATCTTGGTGTAGGAAACTTAAGCAAATCAAACAGTCCACAATAACACAAAAGCTTAAGTCTTTGTTTAATAAATCTGGGTGTTCATATGAATGTTGTTGTGTTAAAGCAAGTGTGAATACAAATGGTAGCCACAGGAGGTCTTTTTCTGGTGTAATTCAAAGGTATTCTACACCAATAATGTCTTTATcaacatcatcttcttcatcaagttcttcatcatcatcatcattttctttcGGTTCGAGCGGATTTGGAGATTTGCATTTGTTGAAACGAAGCAATAGTTCGAATTCAGAGGTCGAGAGTTCAATACAAGGAGCCATTGTTCATTGTAAGATGTCTCAAAAGCTTTCtagttcaaaagaaaaaaaaatgcaaaatgaACTTTGGGGTTTGTAG
- the LOC105787366 gene encoding uncharacterized protein LOC105787366, producing the protein MSSVCISNCLNDAKDPKKPMRATYMNLYKWPGSDAEFLRSRTSSVPSSMDYCRPSVRVIDSISCRQMYLRSYRFSKKETVPEKTMKCFGKVKEKMGHGGRKKKKSSHRRVRVVIKRKCLVWRKVKVVLFRVFNRLLSCYASVDVLDQRNV; encoded by the coding sequence ATGAGTTCTGTTTGCATTTCTAATTGTTTGAACGATGCTAAAGACCCCAAGAAACCTATGAGAGCAACCTATATGAATCTTTACAAGTGGCCAGGTTCAGATGCTGAGTTTTTAAGATCAAGGACCTCATCAGTTCCTTCTTCAATGGACTATTGTCGACCAAGTGTTCGAGTTATTGACAGTATCTCTTGCAGGCAGATGTATTTGAGAAGCTATAGATTTTCCAAGAAAGAAACTGTGCCTGAAAAGACTATGAAATGCTTTGGGAAAGTTAAAGAGAAGATGGGTCATGGtgggaggaagaagaagaagagtagCCATAGGAGAGTACGTGTTGTTATTAAAAGGAAGTGTTTGGTTTGGAGGAAAGTCAAGGTtgttttgtttagggtttttaatagGTTGCTTTCTTGCTATGCTAGTGTTGATGTTTTAGATCAAAGGAATGTTtag